Proteins encoded by one window of Vampirovibrionales bacterium:
- a CDS encoding transketolase: MTERLSRVHARNLVAWAENRPDALVLSADLTSSCEADAFAQAYPDRFLSFGVAEQNMMSFAGGLAREGFTPLVHTFAVFLYRRAYDQLAMSIAYPHLNVKLFGFLPGITTPGGATHQAIEDVAILSALPNMTILECADASDVESALDAADSVDGPVYIRMLRGELPRLFSTPMRLGECRLSCEDTQADLLIVSSGACVEEALRAAPALRRSGVSLIHAHVSTLKPFPSQPILELAARARLGVISLENHSIVGGLGSRIAETLAEAGLSRKLTRLGLRDTFAHGGSKSYLMAAYGLDAMALVRAAQAHMGASLDIGPDDLAAVVIEPVHSAAKAEAL, from the coding sequence ATGACCGAGCGCCTGTCGCGCGTTCATGCGCGTAATTTGGTCGCATGGGCTGAAAACAGGCCGGACGCCCTTGTTTTGTCCGCCGATCTCACCAGTTCTTGCGAAGCCGACGCCTTCGCACAGGCCTATCCCGATCGTTTTCTCTCCTTCGGCGTCGCCGAACAGAACATGATGAGCTTTGCAGGCGGGCTTGCGCGGGAAGGATTTACGCCGCTCGTTCACACGTTTGCCGTGTTTCTGTATCGGCGGGCTTACGACCAGCTCGCGATGTCGATCGCGTATCCGCATCTCAACGTAAAGCTATTTGGCTTCCTTCCTGGCATCACCACGCCGGGCGGAGCGACGCATCAGGCGATTGAGGATGTTGCAATTCTGTCTGCCCTCCCCAATATGACCATTCTGGAATGCGCTGACGCCAGCGACGTGGAATCTGCGCTCGATGCCGCCGATAGCGTGGATGGCCCCGTCTATATTCGAATGCTGCGCGGAGAGCTGCCGCGATTGTTCTCGACCCCCATGCGCTTAGGCGAATGTCGCCTATCTTGCGAAGATACGCAGGCAGATCTGCTGATTGTCTCCAGCGGAGCATGCGTGGAAGAAGCCCTGCGCGCCGCGCCCGCGTTGCGCCGCAGCGGCGTCAGCCTGATTCATGCGCACGTCAGTACGCTGAAGCCTTTTCCATCGCAACCTATTTTAGAGCTGGCCGCGCGCGCGCGTTTAGGCGTAATCAGCCTGGAAAATCACAGCATCGTCGGCGGCCTGGGATCAAGAATCGCAGAAACGCTGGCGGAAGCCGGATTATCTCGTAAATTGACGCGGCTTGGATTACGCGATACGTTCGCCCATGGGGGATCCAAATCCTACTTAATGGCCGCCTACGGCCTCGACGCCATGGCGTTGGTCCGCGCAGCGCAGGCGCATATGGGGGCTTCATTGGATATTGGCCCGGACGATTTAGCCGCCGTCGTGATAGAGCCGGTTCATAGCGCCGCAAAAGCAGAAGCGTTATAA
- a CDS encoding NUDIX hydrolase encodes MNPSELRQIAIRPHSMADVRKLLEQGPTETRVSSTVRCRGRVVTMREDQARLPDGAIRPRDVLEHPGGMVMLPILDDGCVVMIRQFRYALGHALIELPAGKLDPGETPLEGAYRELAEETGYCAEKMDEITFIYTSPGFCNERLWLFRATGLKPLDHVATGDDEEYLRPLILTPAQVREAIDQRLIVDAKSICLLSLGL; translated from the coding sequence GTGAACCCTTCTGAGTTGCGACAGATAGCCATTCGACCCCATTCGATGGCGGACGTTCGCAAGCTGTTAGAGCAAGGACCGACGGAAACGCGCGTTTCTTCCACCGTTCGTTGTCGGGGGCGGGTCGTGACCATGCGTGAAGATCAGGCGCGCTTGCCCGATGGCGCTATTCGCCCGCGCGATGTGCTGGAACATCCCGGCGGGATGGTGATGCTGCCGATTCTCGACGACGGTTGCGTCGTGATGATTCGCCAGTTTCGTTACGCCTTGGGTCACGCGCTAATCGAATTGCCCGCTGGCAAACTGGATCCGGGAGAGACGCCCCTGGAAGGCGCATATCGCGAATTGGCGGAAGAAACCGGCTATTGCGCCGAAAAAATGGATGAAATCACGTTTATCTATACGTCTCCCGGCTTCTGTAACGAGCGCCTGTGGCTATTTCGTGCGACCGGTCTTAAACCGCTCGATCACGTTGCAACCGGCGACGATGAAGAATACCTCCGCCCTCTGATTCTCACGCCAGCACAGGTCCGCGAGGCCATTGACCAGCGCCTGATCGTGGACGCTAAATCGATTTGCCTGTTGAGCCTGGGCTTATGA
- a CDS encoding CofH family radical SAM protein has product MRRSGSALAAIYDKVLHGERLTGEDGMRVYDDADLIAIGILADTARALRTPENTRDYVYWAHNFHINPTNICEAHCRFCSFKKGPGSPHAYVLSVDDIVASVEAYPEREHLAEFHIVSGLYEKQGLDYYVSLFRALSQRFPHVHIKGLTAVEIHYLSQLAGVSHETALRELQAVGLKSMPGGGAEVFAERVRKDVCADKITAEEWLSVHETAHGLGIRTNATLLAGLGETPQERVEHMLSIRAQQDRSGGFMSFIPLNCYYDNNQIDPRHALTGVENLKNFAVSRLLLDNVPHIKSFWIHIGEKLSQVSLSFGVDDLDGTVSQEKIAHAAGSDAPQALTREALMTLIWRAGKIPVERDSLYGVKQVFPAPEPALP; this is encoded by the coding sequence ATGCGTCGTTCGGGCAGCGCATTAGCTGCTATTTATGACAAGGTTCTGCACGGCGAGCGTCTCACCGGAGAAGACGGCATGCGCGTCTACGATGACGCCGATTTGATTGCCATTGGTATTCTGGCCGATACCGCCCGGGCGCTGCGAACCCCGGAAAACACCCGCGATTACGTCTACTGGGCCCATAACTTCCATATCAACCCAACCAATATTTGCGAGGCGCACTGTCGCTTCTGCTCCTTCAAAAAAGGGCCGGGTTCGCCGCATGCCTATGTCCTCAGCGTCGATGACATCGTGGCCTCTGTCGAGGCCTATCCTGAACGCGAGCATCTGGCGGAGTTTCATATTGTGTCCGGCCTTTACGAGAAACAAGGTCTGGATTACTACGTGTCGCTGTTTCGCGCATTGTCACAGCGTTTTCCGCATGTTCATATCAAGGGGCTGACGGCCGTTGAAATTCATTACCTGTCGCAACTGGCGGGCGTGTCGCATGAAACGGCGCTACGCGAGTTGCAGGCGGTTGGTTTAAAGTCGATGCCCGGCGGCGGCGCGGAAGTGTTCGCCGAGCGCGTGCGCAAAGACGTATGCGCCGATAAAATCACGGCGGAGGAATGGTTGTCAGTACACGAAACCGCTCATGGGCTGGGAATTCGCACCAATGCAACGCTTTTGGCGGGACTGGGTGAAACGCCCCAGGAGCGGGTTGAGCACATGCTCAGTATTCGCGCTCAGCAGGATCGCTCCGGCGGGTTTATGTCCTTTATCCCGCTCAACTGCTATTACGACAATAACCAGATTGACCCGCGCCATGCGCTTACCGGGGTCGAAAATCTCAAAAACTTCGCCGTGAGCCGTCTGCTGTTGGATAACGTCCCGCATATCAAGTCGTTCTGGATTCATATCGGCGAAAAGCTCTCACAAGTGAGTTTGAGTTTTGGGGTGGATGATTTGGACGGCACCGTCTCGCAAGAGAAAATTGCCCACGCCGCCGGTTCCGATGCGCCCCAGGCCCTGACGCGCGAAGCCCTGATGACGCTGATCTGGCGCGCTGGCAAGATTCCCGTTGAGCGCGACAGTCTTTACGGCGTTAAACAGGTTTTTCCTGCCCCTGAACCGGCGCTCCCTTAA
- a CDS encoding transketolase → MHSPSYQQSAHCPASDADDWRPRARTMAAGIRRRVLAHVIAHNGGYLSQACSSAEIFAALYSRLLHLGPLNSPLMPPAFTGVPQQTANHASGAVFHGERGPDRDRFFMSPAQYALILYAALVEAERMDPQGLAQFNQDGATVEMIGAEHSPGMEAMTGSLGQGLSQAAGVAFARQRKGETGRVWTLLSDGELQCGQTWEALQTMAFLKLDAMRVIIDANGQQCDGRVQTVMPIEPLAERLSAFGAQVAEVDGHDLDALAEAALSPCDGKPLVIVARTDPTRDLPLLEARAPKLHYIRFSDDAERQRYAQILAQWEAAS, encoded by the coding sequence ATGCATTCGCCTTCTTACCAGCAATCTGCCCATTGCCCAGCCTCAGACGCGGATGATTGGCGACCGCGCGCGCGCACGATGGCCGCAGGCATTCGCCGTCGGGTACTCGCTCATGTGATTGCCCACAATGGCGGTTATCTGAGTCAGGCATGCTCCAGCGCAGAGATTTTCGCGGCGCTTTACAGCCGCTTACTGCATTTAGGGCCCCTCAATAGCCCCTTGATGCCACCGGCGTTTACAGGGGTTCCCCAGCAGACGGCAAACCATGCGAGCGGAGCCGTCTTCCATGGCGAACGCGGGCCGGATCGCGATCGGTTTTTCATGTCGCCTGCCCAATACGCCCTGATTCTATACGCGGCGCTGGTCGAGGCCGAACGCATGGACCCACAGGGACTGGCGCAATTTAATCAGGACGGCGCCACTGTGGAAATGATCGGGGCGGAGCATTCTCCGGGAATGGAAGCGATGACCGGCTCGCTGGGTCAAGGGTTGAGTCAGGCGGCAGGCGTCGCCTTCGCTCGCCAGCGAAAAGGCGAAACAGGGCGCGTCTGGACGCTATTGTCTGACGGTGAACTGCAATGCGGCCAGACATGGGAAGCGCTTCAGACCATGGCATTTTTAAAGCTGGACGCCATGCGGGTGATTATTGACGCCAATGGCCAGCAGTGTGACGGACGAGTGCAAACGGTTATGCCAATCGAGCCTCTTGCCGAGCGTCTCAGCGCATTTGGCGCGCAAGTGGCCGAAGTCGACGGCCATGATCTCGACGCATTGGCTGAAGCCGCTCTGTCTCCCTGCGACGGAAAGCCGTTGGTGATTGTTGCGCGGACGGATCCCACGCGTGATTTGCCTTTACTGGAAGCGCGCGCGCCGAAGCTGCATTACATTCGCTTCTCAGATGACGCTGAACGTCAGCGCTACGCACAGATTCTGGCGCAATGGGAGGCGGCGTCATGA